A window from Caulobacter sp. X encodes these proteins:
- a CDS encoding methyl-accepting chemotaxis protein yields MFRRKAEDTARQDVANFIFEHSPDCYYVIENGVIVDCNPAMERLMGCARRDLLGLSPSRLSPELQPCGGRSEDLVVSRIQEAFAKGHIRFEWLHQRLDGQMLPVLATVMPAKIGGRDVLIAFWQDYRDIVAMREAQAKAREAEQHAAAEQAEVVSQLAQGLKTLAQGDLRVQIDTRFPAAYEQLRADFNTAASALESAVAQVSTGVRTITGGANELSSAAYDMSRRIEQQAASLEETAAALDEITATVQRTAENAKEAAEVTTAARDAAETGGSVVRQATAAMSSIEGSSREIGNIIGVIDEIAFQTNLLALNAGVEAARAGEAGRGFAVVAQEVRALAQRSADAAKEIKTLIGKSTSEVAEGVGLVEQTGRALEKIIEQVGAVSQLVADIAGSSREQATGLREVNTAVNQMDQATQQNAAMIEQSTAASQSLAKEAADIAQAAARFQLRQDGGSTGWRADRAA; encoded by the coding sequence ATGTTCCGACGCAAAGCCGAAGACACCGCCCGCCAAGACGTGGCCAATTTCATCTTCGAGCATTCGCCGGACTGCTACTACGTCATCGAGAATGGGGTCATCGTCGATTGCAATCCGGCGATGGAGCGGCTGATGGGCTGCGCTCGCAGGGATCTGCTGGGCCTTTCGCCAAGCCGCCTGTCGCCGGAGCTGCAGCCCTGCGGCGGGCGCTCGGAAGACCTGGTCGTCTCCCGCATCCAGGAAGCCTTCGCCAAGGGCCACATCCGCTTTGAATGGCTGCACCAGCGCCTGGACGGCCAGATGCTGCCGGTGCTGGCGACCGTCATGCCCGCCAAGATCGGCGGTCGTGACGTCCTGATCGCCTTCTGGCAGGACTACCGCGACATCGTCGCCATGCGCGAAGCCCAGGCCAAGGCGCGCGAGGCCGAGCAGCACGCCGCCGCCGAGCAGGCCGAGGTGGTCAGCCAGCTGGCCCAGGGGCTGAAGACGTTGGCCCAGGGCGACCTCCGCGTCCAGATCGACACCCGCTTCCCCGCCGCCTACGAGCAGCTCCGCGCCGACTTCAACACCGCCGCCTCGGCGCTGGAGAGCGCCGTCGCCCAGGTCTCGACCGGGGTCCGCACCATCACCGGCGGCGCCAACGAGCTGTCGTCCGCCGCCTACGACATGTCGCGCCGGATCGAGCAGCAGGCCGCCAGCCTGGAAGAGACCGCCGCGGCCCTTGACGAGATCACCGCCACCGTCCAGCGGACGGCCGAGAACGCCAAGGAGGCCGCCGAAGTCACCACGGCCGCCCGGGACGCGGCCGAGACCGGCGGTTCGGTCGTGCGCCAAGCGACCGCGGCCATGTCCAGCATCGAAGGCTCCTCGCGCGAGATCGGCAACATCATCGGGGTGATCGACGAGATCGCCTTCCAGACCAACCTCCTGGCCCTGAACGCCGGGGTCGAGGCCGCCCGCGCGGGCGAAGCTGGTCGCGGCTTCGCGGTCGTGGCTCAGGAAGTTCGGGCCCTGGCCCAGCGCTCGGCCGACGCGGCCAAGGAGATCAAGACGCTGATCGGCAAGTCGACCAGCGAGGTCGCCGAGGGCGTGGGCCTGGTCGAACAGACCGGCCGGGCGCTGGAGAAGATCATCGAGCAGGTCGGCGCCGTCAGCCAGCTGGTGGCCGACATTGCCGGCTCTTCACGCGAACAGGCCACGGGCCTGCGCGAGGTGAACACGGCCGTCAACCAGATGGATCAGGCCACCCAGCAGAACGCGGCCATGATCGAGCAGTCCACGGCCGCGAGCCAGTCCCTGGCCAAGGAGGCGGCGGACATCGCTCAGGCCGCGGCCCGCTTCCAGCTGCGCCAGGACGGCGGCTCGACGGGCTGGCGCGCCGATCGCGCGGCCTAA
- a CDS encoding peptidoglycan DD-metalloendopeptidase family protein, translated as MQEFDPRRGATRWAPRLFTAIAGLAALGLGMKLTADDVKAPADKAPLDPAALAALQHVAFAGAEAQPGFERPENVEVKVRPGETLLGAVQRAGVAPDEAKQVVSVLQGAIDTVNIKAGMAFETAIAQRRDQRGPARLIGLSMRASPSSTLTVSRTFDGALRLRELEEKVRDEKKVACGEMNGSFYESVASVGGTPQVISQAAKLFSHKIDFSRDIQEGDRFCLVFDRKVTESGRTIEAGDLEYAEVKGQKFYAFDRKDSDGKPQFFDELGKNIKGFLLRTPVDGARITSVFGMRKHPVLGYTRAHQGVDFGAGTGTPILAAGDGVVLEAKRWGGYGNWLRIRHAGNWDTGYGHISRYAPGIRPGVKVRQGQVVAYVGSTGLASGPHLHYEIWQRGQRVNPIGAKVPQGTVLAGSELAAFKSQKARIDRMLADGGAVLDTPRLANLDGGKGE; from the coding sequence ATGCAGGAATTCGATCCGCGACGCGGCGCCACGCGCTGGGCGCCGAGGCTGTTCACCGCCATCGCCGGCTTGGCCGCTCTGGGCCTGGGCATGAAGCTGACCGCCGACGACGTGAAGGCTCCCGCCGACAAGGCGCCGCTGGACCCCGCCGCCCTGGCCGCCCTGCAGCATGTCGCTTTCGCCGGCGCCGAGGCCCAGCCGGGCTTCGAGCGCCCCGAGAACGTCGAGGTCAAGGTCCGTCCGGGCGAGACCCTGCTGGGCGCCGTGCAGCGCGCCGGCGTCGCGCCGGACGAAGCCAAGCAGGTCGTCTCGGTGCTGCAAGGCGCGATCGACACCGTCAACATCAAGGCCGGCATGGCCTTCGAGACCGCCATCGCCCAGCGCCGCGACCAGCGCGGTCCGGCGCGGCTGATCGGCCTGTCCATGCGCGCCAGCCCGTCCTCGACCCTGACCGTCTCGCGCACCTTCGACGGCGCCCTGCGCCTGCGCGAGCTGGAGGAGAAGGTCCGCGACGAGAAGAAGGTCGCGTGCGGCGAGATGAACGGCTCGTTCTATGAGAGCGTGGCCAGCGTCGGCGGCACCCCGCAGGTGATCAGCCAGGCGGCCAAGCTGTTCTCCCACAAGATCGACTTCTCGCGCGACATCCAGGAAGGCGACCGCTTCTGCCTGGTGTTCGACCGCAAGGTCACCGAGAGCGGCCGCACGATCGAGGCGGGCGACCTGGAATACGCCGAGGTGAAGGGCCAGAAGTTCTACGCCTTCGACCGCAAGGACAGCGACGGCAAGCCGCAGTTCTTCGACGAGCTGGGCAAGAACATCAAAGGCTTCCTGCTGCGCACGCCGGTCGACGGGGCGCGGATCACCTCGGTGTTCGGCATGCGAAAGCACCCGGTGCTGGGCTACACCCGCGCCCACCAGGGCGTCGACTTCGGCGCCGGTACGGGCACGCCGATCCTGGCCGCCGGCGACGGCGTCGTACTGGAGGCCAAGCGCTGGGGCGGCTACGGCAACTGGCTGCGCATTCGGCACGCCGGCAACTGGGACACCGGCTACGGCCATATCTCGCGTTACGCTCCGGGCATCCGTCCGGGCGTGAAGGTGCGCCAGGGCCAGGTGGTGGCCTATGTCGGCTCCACCGGCCTCGCGTCCGGTCCGCACCTGCACTACGAGATCTGGCAGCGCGGCCAGCGGGTCAATCCGATCGGCGCCAAGGTTCCGCAGGGCACGGTTCTGGCCGGCTCGGAGCTGGCCGCGTTCAAGTCCCAGAAGGCCCGCATCGATCGCATGCTGGCCGACGGCGGCGCGGTGCTGGACACGCCCCGGCTGGCGAACCTGGACGGCGGCAAGGGCGAATAG
- the ctrA gene encoding response regulator transcription factor CtrA, translating to MRVLLIEDDSATAQTIELMLKSEGFNVYTTDLGEEGVDLGKIYDYDLILLDLNLPDMSGIDVLRTLRVAKINTPIMILSGSSEIDTKVKTFAGGADDYMTKPFHKDEMIARIHAVVRRSKGHAQSVIKTGDIVVNLDAKTVEVNGNRVHLTGKEYQMLELLSLRKGTTLTKEMFLNHLYGGMDEPELKIIDVFICKLRKKLAASAHGKHHIETVWGRGYVLRDPNEQVNAA from the coding sequence ATGCGCGTACTGTTGATCGAGGATGACAGCGCGACCGCGCAGACGATCGAATTGATGCTGAAGTCTGAAGGCTTCAACGTCTATACGACCGATCTGGGCGAGGAAGGCGTGGATCTGGGCAAGATCTACGACTACGACCTGATCCTGCTGGACCTGAACCTTCCCGACATGAGCGGCATCGATGTTCTGCGCACCCTGCGGGTCGCGAAGATCAACACCCCGATCATGATCCTGTCGGGCTCGTCGGAGATCGACACCAAGGTCAAGACCTTCGCCGGCGGCGCCGACGACTACATGACCAAGCCCTTCCACAAGGACGAGATGATCGCCCGCATCCACGCGGTGGTCCGTCGTTCGAAGGGTCACGCCCAATCGGTCATCAAGACCGGCGACATCGTCGTCAACCTCGACGCCAAGACCGTCGAAGTGAACGGCAACCGCGTGCATCTGACCGGCAAGGAATATCAGATGCTCGAGCTGCTCTCCCTGCGTAAGGGCACGACCCTGACCAAGGAAATGTTCCTGAACCACCTGTACGGCGGCATGGACGAGCCCGAGCTGAAGATCATCGACGTCTTCATCTGCAAGCTGCGCAAGAAGCTGGCCGCTTCGGCGCACGGCAAGCACCACATCGAAACCGTCTGGGGCCGCGGCTACGTGCTGCGCGACCCGAACGAGCAGGTCAACGCCGCCTAA
- a CDS encoding LytTR family DNA-binding domain-containing protein gives MTAARATPPLLGTARDWAVDLTVALAIGVLLGLMGPFGSFFNGGVPVRIAYWVGSVVTGMAVISGLARLGLALAWRRDWPLWAVLPPVVLIGALLQGAPLRLVAVALWPEIGRLVPPLVWYGQCVAITTPIVLVYYFIRIRPLARAHAREALVPTAAPAPTVDPGAVLYLRMEDHYVRVRTEHGSRLEMGPLARVTAGLSGVEGLQTHRSWWVARRAIVGVERDGRNLRLRLVDGQTAPVSRASVAKLRAAGWLADENPS, from the coding sequence ATGACCGCCGCCCGCGCCACGCCGCCTCTGCTGGGAACCGCCCGCGACTGGGCGGTCGACCTGACGGTCGCCCTGGCCATCGGCGTGCTGCTGGGGCTGATGGGGCCGTTCGGGAGCTTCTTCAACGGCGGGGTTCCGGTGCGGATCGCCTACTGGGTCGGCAGCGTCGTCACCGGCATGGCGGTGATCAGCGGGCTGGCCCGGCTGGGCCTAGCGTTGGCCTGGCGTCGGGATTGGCCGCTCTGGGCGGTGTTGCCGCCCGTCGTGCTGATTGGCGCCTTGCTGCAAGGCGCGCCGCTGCGCCTCGTCGCGGTGGCTCTCTGGCCGGAGATCGGCCGGCTGGTCCCCCCGCTCGTCTGGTACGGCCAGTGCGTGGCGATCACCACGCCGATCGTCCTGGTCTACTACTTCATCCGCATCCGCCCGCTCGCGCGGGCCCACGCGCGCGAGGCGCTGGTCCCGACGGCGGCGCCCGCCCCGACGGTCGATCCCGGCGCCGTCCTCTATCTGAGGATGGAGGACCACTATGTCCGGGTTCGCACCGAACATGGATCCAGACTCGAAATGGGGCCGCTGGCGCGGGTCACCGCCGGGCTCTCCGGCGTCGAGGGCCTGCAGACCCACCGCTCGTGGTGGGTGGCGCGGCGGGCGATCGTCGGCGTCGAGCGGGACGGACGGAACCTGCGCCTGCGCCTCGTCGACGGCCAGACCGCGCCGGTCAGCCGCGCCTCGGTCGCCAAGCTCCGGGCCGCCGGCTGGCTGGCCGACGAAAATCCGTCCTGA
- a CDS encoding CocE/NonD family hydrolase, which translates to MSLRALLAAALLAATATPALAANAGFMLLQEPRPDAPPVEVGVWYPTNAPPAFMPLGSWGHTVAAGAPVAGERLPLIVMSHGNGGFFGGHADTAQALAEAGFVVAALTHPGDNYRDQSRATAMADRPAALSALIGWMLEASPLQAKLDPDRVGAFGFSSGGFTVLAAAGGEPNLSRMAGHCLKHPGNFDCKLTASRPAPADALAARWVHDPRIKAVVAAAPALGFTFRKRGLKGITAPVQLWKATDDEILPGDDYAEAVHRDLGRPHDYHVVPSARHFDFLTPCNAAPPADLAYLCASAPGFDRQAFHRDFNIAVTRFFTEQLVAPKDGASGR; encoded by the coding sequence ATGTCGCTCCGCGCCCTCCTCGCCGCCGCCCTGCTGGCGGCGACCGCCACCCCCGCCCTGGCCGCCAACGCCGGCTTCATGCTGCTACAAGAGCCCCGGCCCGACGCGCCGCCTGTCGAGGTCGGGGTCTGGTATCCCACGAACGCCCCGCCCGCCTTCATGCCCCTAGGCAGCTGGGGCCATACGGTCGCCGCCGGCGCGCCGGTCGCCGGCGAGCGCCTGCCGCTGATCGTCATGTCGCACGGCAACGGCGGCTTCTTCGGCGGGCACGCCGACACCGCCCAGGCGTTGGCGGAGGCCGGCTTCGTGGTCGCGGCCCTCACCCACCCGGGCGACAACTATCGCGACCAGAGCCGCGCCACGGCCATGGCCGACCGGCCGGCGGCCCTCTCGGCCCTGATCGGCTGGATGCTGGAGGCCTCGCCGCTGCAGGCGAAGCTCGATCCCGACCGCGTCGGCGCCTTCGGCTTCTCGTCCGGCGGCTTCACGGTGCTGGCGGCGGCGGGCGGAGAGCCGAACCTGTCGCGGATGGCCGGGCACTGCCTGAAGCATCCCGGCAATTTCGACTGCAAGCTGACCGCCAGCCGACCCGCGCCCGCCGACGCGTTGGCCGCCCGCTGGGTCCACGACCCGCGCATCAAGGCCGTGGTCGCCGCCGCGCCCGCCCTGGGCTTCACCTTCAGAAAGCGGGGCCTCAAAGGGATCACCGCGCCCGTCCAGCTGTGGAAGGCGACCGACGACGAGATCCTGCCCGGCGACGACTACGCCGAGGCCGTGCATCGCGATCTTGGCCGTCCGCACGACTACCACGTCGTCCCGAGCGCGCGGCACTTCGACTTCCTGACGCCCTGCAACGCCGCGCCGCCGGCCGATCTGGCCTATCTGTGCGCCAGCGCGCCGGGTTTCGACCGCCAGGCCTTCCACCGCGACTTCAACATCGCCGTCACGCGCTTCTTCACCGAGCAATTGGTCGCACCCAAAGACGGCGCTTCCGGACGCTGA
- the fliI gene encoding flagellar protein export ATPase FliI: MRSLIAAVERIDPLTIYGRVAAVNGLLIEARGGLTRLAVGARVEIERLGQTALPAEVVGFRETRALLMPFGPVEGVAPGAEIRIVPEGAVVRPTKAWLGRIINAFGEPIDGLGPLPQGEVPYPLKTPPPPAHARGRVGERLDLGVRSMNVFTTTCRGQRLGIFAGSGVGKSVLLSMLAKEATCDAVVVGLIGERGREVREFVEETLGEEGLRRAVVVVATSDEPALTRRQAAYMTLAISEYMRDQDQEVLCLMDSVTRFAMAQREIGLAAGEPPTTKGYTPTVFTELPKLLERAGPGPIRADGTTAAPITALFTVLVDGDDHNEPIADATRGILDGHIVMERAIAERGRFPAINVLKSISRTMPGCQLPHEREIVKGARQVMAAYSNMEELIRIGAYRAGADPVVDRAIRLNPAIEAFLSQDKEEATSLDDSFGMLGQILQSEY; this comes from the coding sequence TTGCGCAGTCTCATCGCCGCCGTCGAACGTATCGACCCGCTGACCATCTATGGTCGCGTGGCCGCCGTGAACGGCCTGCTGATCGAGGCCCGGGGCGGCCTGACGCGCCTGGCGGTCGGCGCCCGGGTCGAGATCGAGCGCCTGGGCCAGACCGCCCTGCCCGCCGAGGTGGTCGGCTTCCGCGAGACCCGCGCCCTGCTGATGCCCTTCGGTCCCGTCGAGGGCGTCGCGCCGGGCGCGGAGATCCGCATCGTGCCGGAAGGCGCCGTGGTCCGCCCGACCAAGGCGTGGCTGGGCCGCATCATCAACGCCTTTGGCGAGCCGATCGACGGCCTGGGCCCGCTGCCCCAGGGCGAGGTCCCCTATCCGCTGAAGACCCCGCCGCCGCCGGCTCACGCGCGCGGCCGGGTCGGCGAGCGCCTGGACCTGGGCGTGCGGTCGATGAACGTCTTCACCACCACCTGCCGCGGCCAGCGCCTGGGCATCTTCGCCGGCTCGGGCGTCGGCAAGTCGGTGCTGCTGTCGATGCTAGCGAAGGAAGCCACCTGCGACGCCGTCGTCGTCGGCCTGATCGGCGAGCGGGGCCGCGAGGTCCGCGAGTTCGTCGAGGAGACCCTGGGCGAGGAAGGCTTGCGCCGCGCCGTCGTCGTGGTCGCCACCTCGGACGAGCCGGCCCTGACCCGCCGCCAGGCCGCCTACATGACCCTGGCCATCAGCGAGTACATGCGCGACCAGGACCAGGAAGTCCTGTGCCTGATGGACTCGGTGACCCGCTTCGCCATGGCGCAGCGCGAGATTGGTCTCGCCGCCGGCGAGCCGCCGACCACCAAGGGCTATACGCCCACCGTCTTCACCGAGCTGCCCAAGCTGCTGGAACGCGCCGGCCCTGGCCCGATCCGCGCCGACGGCACCACCGCCGCGCCGATCACCGCGCTCTTCACCGTCCTCGTCGACGGCGACGACCACAACGAGCCGATCGCCGACGCCACGCGCGGTATCCTGGACGGCCACATCGTCATGGAGCGGGCCATCGCCGAGCGCGGCCGCTTCCCGGCCATCAACGTCCTGAAGTCGATCAGCCGGACCATGCCTGGCTGCCAGCTCCCGCACGAGCGCGAGATCGTCAAGGGCGCGCGCCAGGTGATGGCCGCCTATTCGAACATGGAAGAACTGATCCGCATCGGCGCCTACCGCGCCGGGGCCGACCCCGTGGTCGACCGCGCGATCCGCCTGAACCCCGCGATCGAAGCTTTCCTTAGCCAGGATAAGGAAGAGGCAACCAGTCTCGACGACTCTTTCGGCATGCTGGGCCAGATCCTGCAGAGTGAGTACTGA
- a CDS encoding flagellar export protein FliJ: protein MTKWAASLIRISTHEVETLQKRLAEIVERRTAAELRVAMLDAEAEAEAKRAEGDAGAGWYMIGYREGYKRRRAEMLVQIELCQEEEVGARDALAEAFENLKKYEHVAEQAKVLAAKKQGAFEAAQLDELGLRRKAAGF, encoded by the coding sequence ATGACCAAGTGGGCCGCCTCGCTGATCCGCATCTCGACCCACGAGGTCGAGACCCTGCAGAAACGCCTCGCCGAGATCGTCGAGCGCCGCACGGCGGCTGAACTGCGTGTCGCCATGCTGGACGCCGAGGCCGAGGCCGAGGCCAAGCGCGCCGAGGGCGACGCCGGCGCCGGCTGGTACATGATCGGCTATCGCGAGGGCTATAAGCGCCGCCGCGCCGAGATGCTGGTCCAGATCGAGCTGTGCCAGGAGGAAGAGGTCGGCGCGCGCGACGCCCTGGCCGAGGCCTTCGAGAACCTCAAGAAGTACGAGCACGTCGCCGAGCAGGCCAAGGTGCTGGCCGCCAAGAAGCAGGGCGCCTTCGAGGCCGCCCAGTTGGACGAGCTGGGCCTGCGCCGCAAGGCGGCCGGGTTCTAA
- a CDS encoding class I SAM-dependent methyltransferase, whose protein sequence is MSLIHALQETGDANSLATRFRRARAAHVVALIEKIFAERGQCRIADLGGEPAYWRLLFNRDFLVSRKVQVSLFNPQPFTVDDPLFTAVVGDACDLSDHADQSFDLVHSNSVVEHVGDWPRMEAFARECRRLAPRYYVQTPYFWFPIEPHFSAPFFHWRSEQARARMLLRRGYGWWPKAADMGEAMRAVQHARLLDKAQFRFLFPDARHVDEKILVVTKSLIAIRD, encoded by the coding sequence ATGAGCCTCATCCACGCGCTTCAGGAAACCGGCGACGCCAATTCGCTGGCGACGCGCTTCCGTCGCGCGCGGGCCGCCCATGTGGTCGCCCTGATCGAGAAGATCTTCGCCGAGCGCGGCCAGTGCCGCATCGCCGACCTGGGCGGCGAACCGGCCTATTGGCGGCTGCTGTTCAACCGCGACTTCCTGGTCTCGCGCAAGGTCCAGGTCAGCCTGTTCAATCCGCAGCCGTTCACGGTGGACGATCCGCTGTTCACCGCCGTGGTCGGCGACGCCTGCGATCTCTCCGACCACGCCGACCAGAGCTTCGACCTGGTCCATTCCAATTCGGTGGTCGAGCATGTCGGCGACTGGCCGCGCATGGAGGCCTTCGCCCGCGAGTGCCGGCGCCTGGCCCCGCGCTACTACGTCCAGACGCCCTATTTCTGGTTCCCGATCGAGCCGCACTTCTCTGCGCCGTTCTTCCACTGGCGGTCGGAGCAGGCGCGGGCCCGCATGCTGCTCAGGCGCGGCTACGGCTGGTGGCCCAAGGCGGCGGACATGGGCGAGGCGATGCGCGCCGTCCAGCACGCCCGCCTGCTGGACAAGGCCCAGTTCCGGTTCCTCTTTCCGGACGCGCGTCACGTCGACGAGAAGATCCTGGTCGTCACCAAGTCGCTGATCGCGATCCGGGACTGA
- a CDS encoding VOC family protein gives MIHHLSVSAIDPQGVAEFFADIMGGVAVDFPPNPGSHMVFKADGMGTAIEIYPAGSVMVPNGDPGAVFVRQAEAAERRSPTHFALSVSMDRQAVLDRAAAKGWDAFVCDRGGHFHVIEVWVENAWLVEILPLDFAAEYLSFANAVTEMADPNAALDTHQPQARTLEHA, from the coding sequence GTGATCCATCATCTGTCCGTCAGCGCCATCGACCCACAGGGCGTCGCGGAATTCTTCGCCGACATCATGGGCGGCGTCGCCGTCGACTTTCCACCCAATCCGGGTAGCCACATGGTGTTCAAGGCCGACGGCATGGGCACCGCCATCGAGATCTATCCGGCCGGCAGCGTCATGGTCCCGAACGGCGATCCCGGCGCGGTGTTCGTGCGCCAGGCCGAGGCCGCCGAGCGCCGCTCGCCGACCCACTTCGCGCTCAGCGTCTCGATGGACCGCCAGGCGGTTCTGGACCGCGCCGCGGCCAAGGGTTGGGACGCCTTCGTCTGCGACCGCGGCGGCCACTTCCACGTGATCGAGGTCTGGGTCGAGAACGCCTGGCTGGTCGAGATCCTGCCGTTGGATTTCGCCGCCGAATATCTGAGCTTCGCCAATGCGGTGACCGAGATGGCCGATCCGAACGCGGCCCTCGACACCCACCAGCCCCAGGCGCGTACTCTGGAACACGCCTAA
- a CDS encoding BlaI/MecI/CopY family transcriptional regulator yields the protein MIDSLPRREREVFETLCRLETGTTAEVRAALADPLSDSAVRTLLARLESKGLVERSPGAHGVAYRPAQATETVAVGALRRLIDTFFAGSAASAASALLGLGQKLTPEEAAALEAMIDKAVETKGGEGKQ from the coding sequence TTGATCGACTCCTTGCCCCGACGCGAACGCGAGGTCTTCGAGACCCTGTGCCGCCTCGAGACCGGCACGACCGCCGAGGTCCGCGCCGCCCTCGCCGATCCCTTGAGCGACTCCGCCGTCCGCACCCTGCTGGCCCGGCTGGAGAGCAAGGGCCTGGTCGAGCGTTCGCCCGGCGCGCACGGCGTCGCCTACCGCCCCGCCCAGGCCACGGAGACCGTCGCCGTGGGGGCCCTCCGGCGCCTGATCGACACCTTCTTCGCCGGCTCGGCCGCCAGCGCCGCCAGCGCCTTGCTGGGCCTTGGCCAAAAGCTGACGCCGGAAGAGGCGGCCGCCCTCGAGGCGATGATCGACAAGGCCGTCGAAACCAAGGGTGGGGAGGGCAAGCAATGA
- a CDS encoding M56 family metallopeptidase yields MTWTLLISLLVKSSLVAGAGLIASRRLTQRPVERVDILRGTVCLLLALPVIMNALPPIELALLPPMIDAPLPAVSDVATAPPTTPPPRWMTPGAILGGLWLLGAALISGRLALGLRTLTRWTQKADPVTCPAWLAPIEDLPPADRPNLVCSDRVAGPLSWGVAPGAILIDPATLAERHTAPAIMAHELAHLRRHDWIFLLISRVVLAIFWFNPLVWRLHATLRQRSEEAADAAALGFVDRALYARTLVRLAAHPTPLLAPVASLPMAADSRTLKSRIANIMIDTPARRRPLTVALCIGAIALVAAPLAAFAVTRQIAPPIPPVPPAKVASAPLPPAPPAPAAEAAPPAPAPPPAPPAPPAPPADAAEAYDVAQARAQAEWDRAQARAEADWSRQLAEASRINAEEIRRQVEAHRDEIEAAAREARAQARVYAQQARLSSEEARRIGEEARKVAERSRAAAMRQARFDMAKGAEQIRAGARQMREEAARLRDPAYRAKQIAENRARGQTVTDEELQDAARRMPAQADAMERQADRLEQRAREQL; encoded by the coding sequence ATGACCTGGACGCTGCTGATCTCGCTGCTGGTCAAGTCCAGCCTGGTCGCGGGCGCGGGCCTGATCGCCTCGCGCCGCCTGACGCAGCGCCCGGTCGAGCGGGTCGACATCCTGCGCGGGACGGTCTGCCTGCTGCTGGCCCTGCCGGTGATCATGAACGCCCTGCCGCCGATCGAACTGGCCCTCCTGCCGCCGATGATCGACGCGCCCCTGCCCGCCGTGTCGGACGTCGCGACCGCCCCGCCGACCACCCCGCCTCCGCGCTGGATGACGCCCGGCGCGATCCTGGGCGGCCTGTGGCTGCTGGGGGCCGCGCTGATCAGCGGGCGGCTGGCCCTGGGCCTGCGCACCCTGACCCGCTGGACCCAGAAGGCAGATCCCGTGACCTGCCCCGCCTGGCTGGCGCCGATCGAGGACCTGCCGCCGGCCGACCGCCCCAACCTCGTGTGCTCCGACCGCGTGGCCGGTCCGCTGAGCTGGGGCGTCGCCCCCGGCGCCATCCTGATCGACCCCGCCACCCTGGCCGAGCGCCACACCGCCCCGGCGATCATGGCCCACGAGCTGGCGCACCTGCGGCGCCACGACTGGATCTTCCTGCTGATCTCCCGCGTCGTGCTGGCGATCTTCTGGTTCAACCCGCTGGTCTGGCGCCTGCACGCGACGTTGCGCCAGCGCTCGGAAGAGGCGGCCGACGCCGCCGCGCTCGGCTTTGTCGACCGCGCGCTCTACGCCCGCACCCTGGTCCGCCTGGCCGCCCATCCCACCCCGCTGCTCGCGCCGGTCGCCTCGCTGCCGATGGCCGCCGACAGCCGCACGCTGAAATCGAGGATCGCCAACATCATGATCGACACGCCCGCCCGCCGTCGTCCGCTGACCGTCGCGCTCTGCATCGGCGCCATCGCGCTGGTCGCCGCGCCGCTGGCCGCCTTCGCCGTGACCCGCCAGATCGCGCCACCGATCCCGCCCGTTCCCCCGGCCAAGGTCGCCAGCGCGCCGCTGCCGCCCGCCCCGCCGGCCCCCGCCGCCGAGGCCGCGCCTCCCGCGCCGGCGCCGCCGCCGGCCCCGCCCGCTCCTCCAGCCCCGCCGGCCGATGCGGCCGAGGCCTATGACGTGGCCCAGGCCCGCGCCCAGGCCGAATGGGACCGGGCGCAGGCGCGCGCCGAGGCCGACTGGTCCCGCCAGCTCGCGGAAGCCTCGCGCATCAACGCCGAGGAAATCCGCCGCCAGGTCGAGGCCCACCGCGACGAGATCGAGGCCGCCGCGCGCGAAGCTCGCGCCCAGGCGCGCGTCTATGCCCAGCAGGCCCGTCTCTCGTCCGAGGAAGCCCGCCGCATTGGCGAGGAGGCCCGCAAGGTCGCCGAACGCTCACGGGCGGCGGCGATGAGGCAGGCCCGCTTCGACATGGCCAAGGGCGCCGAACAGATCCGGGCCGGCGCCCGCCAGATGCGCGAGGAGGCCGCCCGCCTGCGCGACCCCGCCTATCGCGCCAAGCAGATCGCCGAGAACCGCGCCCGCGGGCAGACCGTGACGGACGAGGAGCTGCAAGACGCGGCCCGTCGCATGCCGGCCCAGGCCGACGCGATGGAACGCCAGGCCGACCGGCTGGAGCAACGGGCGCGGGAGCAGTTGTGA